A window of Dysidea avara chromosome 1, odDysAvar1.4, whole genome shotgun sequence genomic DNA:
gtcccacactgttagtAGTCCATTGGACCGTACGATCGTCGCGTTCCCAAACGTTTACGCAAAGAACAcggaaagtcccacactgttggtagtttttttttttttcccatataatgaataataatagaaacaacaaattaaacatacaaagaaaggagagaaaaaaaaaattcaataagTTACTGCTTAATTAATGGGAGTCTTGACTCTACTTGAATGAGGTCAATTGGTGCTGATCCTAAAGAGTGGCCAAAGGAGCCCTTTGAGGATCTAGAACCCCGCAGACACCTAATTGCTGACCTCAAAAGTGAAAAGGACAAGCAGCACCGGATCCACCCCATTACAGCAGCATAATTTGAATCCCATTTATCTGATAGCAAGGAAGCAAGGCGTTTGTAAAACATGGTTGCTTCGTTAGCCATTCCTCCTGTGGCTGAAAAGATTAAAGGAGTAAAGGAACTCTGTTCAACTTCACGTATGCGAGCTTCGTATGAACGCTTCTTACACAATTCATGTCTTCTGTAAATGGCACTGGCACTGGTGGTACGATTACTAGGAGCGTGTGGGTTAAAGACTTTAACATCAATGTACGTTTTCTCACAAcggccaccccaaaaaccattggctGAAATATCTAGTCGAGCACCATCTTCGATGTTTGATGAGGCTAAGGTGAACTGCTCACCAGTAATAGGTTGTAAATGTGGTTCAACATCCACCTCATGGCAGACCTCAGTAAGTAAGCTTGCTGTTAAGTCACGGATCTCGTTGTGACGGATAGAAGggaagccacccttgggacaagTAAAGGAATGTTCAACAGTGAACTTAGTTCCACAGGCGCAATGTTGAGGAAGCCTGGCAGGATCCCATCCATATCTAAGCGCAACAGCGTCGTGGAAGGCAGTTTTGTGAAGAGAAAAATTGTACTCCTGCAAAGGCAGAACAGATAACCAATTTGAAGCTCCCTTTTCAGAAGCTAGTTCAATTGATCTCTTTAGACTAGTTGTAGCCCCTTCTAGAGGTAGTCGGGACCGTCACATTCAGTTTCCAATAATTTACAGTGGTCACTTTTATTGCACGTGGCGCGATGTGACCATGGCGAGTGTTGTGCAGAAGAGAGAGAAGAAAGGCTCAGAAGAAGAAGGGAGCGCGATAGGCTCAGAAGAGAGAGAGAAACCGAGGAGGAAAGACAAGCAAGGTTTGTAAACGCAAATAGCCGGTACATGCACTAAGTGCAGCTTGCTACCTGTGCCTATCGAAAATACTACTGTAGGTTGGCTAGGCGAAGACAATATGAAAGAATTAGACGCGAGAACGTGGATGAACACCAAAGGCTTACCAGAAGACAGCAAGATCGGCATACACGTGGAACAGAATCTGATGAACAGAGGGAAGCAAGGTGCTGCCGGGTAAAATAGGACTGTTGATGGGTGTTAAATGCATGTATCTTTAATTTGTAACACATTAAGTTTATCAAAGAACTGT
This region includes:
- the LOC136251712 gene encoding uncharacterized protein; amino-acid sequence: MVTSRHVLKRSIELASEKGASNWLSVLPLQEYNFSLHKTAFHDAVALRYGWDPARLPQHCACGTKFTVEHSFTCPKGGFPSIRHNEIRDLTASLLTEVCHEVDVEPHLQPITGEQFTLASSNIEDGARLDISANGFWGGRCEKTYIDVKVFNPHAPSNRTTSASAIYRRHELCKKRSYEARIREVEQSSFTPLIFSATGGMANEATMFYKRLASLLSDKWDSNYAAVMGWIRCCLSFSLLRSAIRCLRGSRSSKGSFGHSLGSAPIDLIQVESRLPLIKQ